TCTATAGATAACTAGCTATAAAAAATAGGGAGGGCAAAAACATGTTGACGAATCAACGGACATCGAAAAAATCGCTCGCAATTTTGCTGGCTGCCGGAATGACGACGCTTGCGGCATGCTCCGGCAATTCGGGAACCGGCAGCGAGCCGGCGCCTTCGACAGGCGGGGATACGACGCAATCGACGGACAACAAAGGCGCGGAGGCGCCAGCGAAGCAGGATCCGTTGAAGATCTCTTTCATGGTTCCAGGGTTCGATCCGGAAAACCTAGGTTATCCGGACGATAACTCCGTCGTAATTAAGGCGATCGAGGAATATACGAACACCGACCTTTCGATGCAGTTCGTGCCGAACAGTACGTACGGCGACAAGATGAATATTACGCTCGCATCGGGGGAGCTGCCTACGCTGATGGTCATCGACCCCAAAAACCCGAGCTTTATTAACGCGGCGCGAAACGGCGCATTTTGGGAAATCGGACCGTATCTGAAGGACTACAAAAACCTTAGCCAGGCGAATCCTGTCGTGCTCAACAACACCAGCGTCGACGGGAAGATTTACGGCATCTACCGCGAACGCACGCTCGGCCGCATGGGGATGACGTTAAATGCGGATTGGATGAAAAAACTCGGTCTCGAAGCGCCGAAAACGATCGATGAATTTTACAATGTTTTGAAAGCGTTCAGCGAACAAGATCCGGACGGCAACGGGAAGGACGATACGTACGGCATCGTCATTACGAAATGGCACGGACCGTGGGACATTATGCAGGTATGGTTCGGCGCGCCGAACAAGTGGGGCGAGGATGCGAACGGCAAGCTCGTGCCGACGCACATGACGCCGGAGTACAAGGAAGCGTTGAAGTTCTTCAAGAAGCTGTATGACGAAAAGCTTGTGAACGAAGACTTCGCGGTCATGGACTCGGCGGTATGGAACGATCCGTTCATCAACGGAGAGGCCGGCGTATTCGTCGACGTAGCGGACAACGCCCGCCGACTCGACGACAAAATGCAGGAAAAATACGGGAAGCGCGACGAGCCGTATACGGCGGTGTTCCAAGCTCCGGTCGGTCCGAAGGGCCATCGCGACATGCCGACGTCGGGTTACGCGAACGTCATTGCGATTTCCAAAACCTCGATTAAAACCGAAGAGCAGTTGAAGCGCGTACTGACGTTCCTCGACCAGTTGAACGACGTGGAAATGCAAATGGTGCTGGAGTACGGCATCGAAGGGCGTCATTACAAGATGGAGAACGGTTTCGTCGTACCGATCGAAAGCAACGAACCGGGTCTTAAGAAAGAGCGCCTCAGCTTGAACCAAATGACGATGTATATCGGACCGGACCTTCCGACGCGCGAGGTGACGCCGATCAACAAGATGATCACCGACGTTCAAAAGGCTAACGAACAAATCGTCGTCGCGAACCCGGCGGAGCCGCTGATCTCCGAAGTCTACTCGCAGAAGGGACAGCAGCTTGACAACATTATTTTGGATGCGCGCATCCAGTACATCGTCGGTCAAATCGACGACAACGGCCTGCAGGCCGCGCACGATCTGTGGCTCAAGACGGGCGGTCAGGAATATATCGACGAAATCAATAAGCTGTACGAGGCGTCGAAGCAATAATACGCCGGACAGTGCTGCGGCCGATAGGCTGCGGCACTGTCCCTTTTGAGGGGAGCGGTGGGAAACGGTGGAAACGAGAACTTCAGCGCTGCTCGGCACCATCGATATCCGGGCGGCGGGCGTAAGGAACAAGCTGCTGCTCGGCGACTTGAACGGGGACGGCCGGATGGAGCTCTTGATGGCGCAGCCCGACGGCGGCATCGACGACCGGTACGTGCCGCATCAAGTGATTTGCTTGACGGCGTTCGATCTGGATGGCAGGCTGATATGGCAGGTCGGAAAGCCCGATCCGCAATGCGGCAAAGCCGGATCCGATTATCCGGTGCAAATTTACGATATCGACGGCGACGGGGCGCTCGAGGTGCTGTGCGTGATGGGGAAACGGTTCCTCGTCCTAGAAGGCGCGACGGGCAAGGTCAAGGCGTCCTACGCGCTGCCGGCGGACGAGGCGCATGACTGCATTATCATCGCGAATTTACGAGGCGGCCCGCGGCCGCGCGACATCATTCTGAAGGACCGGTACCGGCGCATGTGGGCGATGACGGATACGTTCGAGCCGCTGTGGACGCATGAAGGCAATCCCGGCCATTTCCCGTGGGCGCATGACGTGAACGGCGACGGCCGCGACGAGGTGATGGCGGGCTACGATCTGCTGGACGCCGACGGGCGGAAGCTGTGGTCATGCCGCGATCTCGAAGATCATGCGGACTGCATCTGGGTCGGCGACGTGAACGGTGACGGGACGAACGAGCTCGTCATCGGCGGAAGCGTGACCGTCATGTACGCCCCGGACGGGCGCGAGCTATGGCGGTACGCCGGATCGATCGAGTCGCAGCACGTCGCGCTCGGCAAATTCCGCGCGGACGTGCCGGGGCTGCAAATCGCCGGACTCGACCGCATCGAGCGGGGAGATGCCGGCGTTCCGACCCGAGGGAAGGACGCGATGTTCCTGCTCGACGGGGAAGGCAGGGAGCTGTGGAAGGAGGAGCGGACGACGAGCGGCTGGCTGACGATCGTCGAAACGATGCGCGGCTGGGACGGCGGCCCGCTCGATCACATTCTCGCCTACCGCCGCGGCGGCGGCATCTTCCCGACGCTGTACGACGGCCATATGAACGCGGTCGTATCGTTCCCGGTCGACGGGTACGCCGCGCATGCCGACTTGGTCGGCTCGGGCAAGGAGCAGGTGTTGATCTATACCGACGACGAGGTAACGATCTTCGGCGCCGAGCCGACGGCGCTCGAGGCGCGGAACCCGGGCCGCGCGCTGCCGCAGCCGAAGCGGCTGTACAGCTCGACGCTGTATCCCGGCGGAGAATATTAGAGACGGTTATAGAAGGAGGACTGCAGGCGTGCTGCAATATGAAAAAACGGAGCTGCTGTATCGAAACGCGCTGGCAGAGGCGTCGGACGTGCGGGATTTCGTCATGGAGGGAGACGGCGCGGTCACGTTCCCGCTCGGCCGCATGCGGCTCGAGAGCAGGCGCGACCCCGCCGAAGGCCAGGCGGCCAATATCGTATTTTGGTGTCCCGAGACGTTCCCGGACGATGTCGCCATAAGCTGGAGCTTCTGGCCGGTGCGGGACCCGGGTCTTGCGATTTTGTTCTTCGCAGCTAGCGGGCGGAACGGCGAGCATGTGCTGGACGAGTCGCTGGCGCCGCGAAGCGGGCCGTACGACCAGTATCACCATGGGGACATCAACGCGTACCATGTGTCGTATTTCCGACGCATGTACGAATCGGAGCGGCGGTTTCAGACGTGTAATTTGCGCAAAAGCTACGGCTTCCACTTGGTCGCGCAGGGCGCGGATCCGATTCCGCATATCAACGATTGCGATCCGCCGTACCGGATCGAGGTCGCGAAGCTCGGCAACCATGTATCGTTCTCGATCGACGGACTGCCTATATTTCATTACATCGACGACGGCGAGCACGGGCCGCCGCTCGGCGCCGGCAGCGTCGGCTTCCGGCAAATGGCGCCGCTGATCGCGGAATACGCCGATTTGCAAATCCATCGCATCCGCGGCGAAGCGGCATGCGGCGAGGAGGACTCACAATGACAAACTCGATTCAAGCTCCTGCGACAACGGTGCCCTTGCGCTGGCTGGGCGGCGAGCTGCCCGCTTGCGCGGCCGGGACGACATGGGGCGTCCCTTGGGCGAAAGGCGCGCTGTCCCGCGAGGACGCGTTCGCGCTGCGCGCGGCGGACGGCGGCGCCGTTCCGGTGCAGAGCTGGCCGACGGCGTATTGGCCGGACGGCAGCGTGAAATGGACGGCGCATGCGGCGTCGTTCGCGGGAGGCGCCGCGGGAGCGGGCTTCGCGCTGGAGCGGACGACGGCCGGCTCGGCGAATCCGGGCGGGGCGACCGTCTCGGTAACGGACGGCGACGGCGACATCGAGGTCGACACCGGCGCGATTCGCTGCCGCATTCCCCGCACCGGTTCTTCGATCATCCGCGATATCGTGCGCGGAGAGGAGCGCATCTGCTCAGGCGCGAAGCTGGTCGGCATTCGGGAGGCGCGGCGGACGGACGGCGGCGTAAACACGACCGCGGAGGAGCCGTTCGTCAGCGAAGTGGCCGGCGCGAAGGTCGAGCAAGCGGGGCCGGTGCGCGCGGTCGTGAAGGTGACGGGACGGCACCGCGTCGAAGCCGGCGGACGGAAATGGCTGCCGTTCGTCGTGCGGCTGTATTTTTATGCGGGGCTCGAGTCGGTGCGCGTCGTCCATACGTTCACGTACGACGGCAATCCGCATCAAGACTACATTAAGGGTCTCGGCGTCTCCTTCAGCGTGCCGCTGCGGGGGCCGCTGTACAACCGGCATGTCCGGCTCGCGGGCGACGACGGCTGGTTCGCCGAATCGCCGAAAGGGCTCGAGACGTTCCGGACGCGCGACCGGTATCAGGAGCTGTACCGCCGTCAGACGGCGGGGGAGCGCATCGCGTTCGACGAGGCGCAGGACGCCGATTTCCTGAAGCTGATCGACGATTCCCCGGTGTGGAACGGGTTTAAGCTCGTGCAGCATACGGCGGACTCGTACACCGTTCTGAAGCGCACGAAAGAAGGCTGCAGCTGGATTCGCGCCGCCGTCGGCCGCCGCGCGGGCGGCTTCGCGTACGCCGGCGGGGAAGGCGGCGGGCTCGCGGTCGGGCTGCGCCACTTCTGGCAGAAGGCGCCGACGGCGCTCGAGGCGGAGGCGATGTCGGCGAACGAAGCTTCGTTGACCGCGTGGCTCTGGTCGCCGGACGCGCCGGCGATGGACTTGCGCCATTACGATACAGAGACGCATGTCTTGTCCTGCTACGAAGGCGCGGACGAAATGCGCAGCACGCCGTACGGCATCGCGAACACGAACGAGCTGACGCTCTGGTGCTGCGAATCGACGCCGGATCTGTCCGCGCTCGATGCATACGCTTCCGTGAAAGAATCGCCGCCGCTTCTGATCGCGGATCCGGAGACGTACCACGGCACGAAAACGCTCGGCGTCTGGAGTCTGCCGGACCGGGGCACGCCGCTGAAAGCGAAGCTGGAGGACGCGCTCGACGGGTTGGTCGCCTTCTACATGGAGGAGGTCGAACAGCGCGGCTGGTACGGCTTCTGGGATTACGGCGACGTCATGCACAGCTACGACACGGTCCGCCACACATGGCGCTACGACATCGGCGGCTGCGCTTGGCAAAACACGGAGCTCGCGCCGAACATGTGGCTGTGGTACATGTTCCTCCGCTCGGGGCGCGAGGACGTATTCCGCTTCGCCGAGGCGATGACGCGCCATACGAGCGAAGTGGATGCGTATCATATCGGCGAATACGCGGGGCTCGGGTCTCGCCATAACGTGCTGCACTGGGGCTGCGGCTGCAAGGAAGCGCGCATCGCAATGGCCGGTCTGCACCGCTACTACTATTATTTGACGGCGGACGAGCGGATCGGCGACTTGATGGACGCGGTCAAGGACGCCGACTTCGCGCTGCTCGGCCTCGACCCGATGCGCGCTTACTATCCGAAGGACGAGTTCCCGACGCACGCGCGCAGCGGACCCGACTGGGCGGCGTTCTGCTCCAACTGGCTCACGCAGTGGGAGCGGCACGAGGATACGGCGTACCGCGACAAGATGCTCGTCGGCATCGAATGCTTGAAGAAGATGCCGCATCGGCTGCTGACCGGTCCCGTCTTCGGCTACGATCCGAAAACGGGCGAAATGCACTATTTCGGCGACGAAAACTACGGGCATCATCTGATCATCTGCATGGGCGGGGCGCAAATTTGGACGGAGCTCGCGGGGCTGATCGACGATCCGGAATGGGCCGACATGGTCGCGGAATTCGGAGCGTTCTATACGTTGCCGGCCGAGGAGAAGGCGCGGCGGACGAACGGCGCCATCCGCGGCAAGGATTGGAACATTCCGATGCTCGCGACGACGATGATGGCGTTCGCGGCCGCGCACCGGGGCGACCGGGAGCTGGCGCGGGAGACGTGGTCGCTGCTGCTGGAGCAGTTCACGCATTGGACCGTTCCTCTTCCGTTCGAGACGACGCCGGTGCCTCGCGGCGAATATGTAAGGAATATTCAAGAGCTCCCTTGGATTTCGACGAATACGGCATCGCAGTGGTCGATCAACGTCATCGTTTGTATGGCTCTGATCGGCGACCAATTGGAAGAAGCATAACGAATTGTTCGATCGTACACACGGATGTCACGCTGGCGCGGCATCCGTGTTCCATTTGGACCGCCGCGGGCGGTTCGCACGGAGGAATGAAAATCACACGAAACGGGTGGTGTTCATGGTACGTCGTTTGCTGTTCGTCACGATACCTTCGCAGATGGGTGGGAAATTACGAAGAAAAGGCAAATTTTATTGGAAAAGCTTCGCGCTGCTGCTCGCCCTCGCTTGTCTGCCGGGCGTCGCAATCGACGTCGTTCGGCATTGGGCGCTGGGGGACGGAACGTCTCATGCGCTGCGCGAACCGCTGCCGTTCGCCGCGGCGGCGCTTCCGGCGGCGGCCGCATGCGCGTGGTTCGCCTGCCGCGCGCTGTACTCGCCGATCGAGCGGCTGCTTCGGTCGTTCGGCGGGCCTTCGGCCGCATCGCCGACGCCTCCGTCACTGTCGGCGTCGCCTTCCGTGCCGAACGGCGACGAATTTCGCGTTATCGAGAGCGAATGGCGCCGCCTGCTGGGGGAGCGGACGGAGCTCGAACGCCGGCTGCGCTTCCAGCTGCCGCAAGCGAAGGCCGGATTTTTGCTCCAGCTCGTGCAGGGCTTCGCCTCCCATTATTCGGAACGAGAGCTGAGGGAGCGAATGAAGCGGCTCGGCTGGCCCTCCGGCGGCGGATCGTTCGTCGTCTGCTTCGTGCGGCTCCACGGCTTCGGCGCGGAAGGGGCGCCGTTCGCCCCGGAGGAGGACGGACTCGCCGCCTTCGCCGCCGCCAATGTGGCGGAGGAGCTGGGGGCGATCCGGTTCGCGCAGGCCGATGCGGCGCTCCTGCCCGAGACGACGGTCGCCCTGCTGTTGACGTCGGGCGGCGCGGGTACGTCTCGGGAAGAGCTGCAGACGTTCGCCGGCGAACTGATCGATGCCGTCCGCCGGCTGCTTCGGCTGAAGGTGACGGTGTCGATCAGCGGAGCGTCCGGTACCGCGCGGGACATCCCGCGGCTTGCGGCGGAGGCGAAACGAGCGCTGCGGCACCGAAGCTTCGAGCGGGACTGCCAATGGATCGATGTCGAACAGCTGCGCGAAGATGCCTTCGTCCCCGTCGGGTACCCCGCTACGCTAGAAAGCGAGATCGCGCAGACGATCCGCTCCGGCCTGCCGCACGAAACGCTGCGGCTCGTCGAAGCGTTCCAACGCGCGATTGTGGAGCAGGGCGGGAGGGAGTCGGACGTGCAGCAGGCGATGCTGCAGCTGCTCGGCGCGTCAATGCAGGCGATGCTCCAGGCGGGCGTCTCCGTCCACCGGCTGTACCCCGGCGTCGATTGGTACGAGGAGCTCTCCAGGTGCAAGGATCCGGCAGAGCTGCTTCAGTGGTTCGAGCGGCGCGTCTTAGCGCCGTACGCCGAAGCGCTCGAAGGAAGCGGAGACCGGCAAGCGGCGAAAACGATTGAGCAGGCGCTCACATACGTAGAAGCGCATTATACGGGAGAGGTCACGCTGGAGCTGTGCGCCGCTTGGGCCGGCACGACGCCGAACGCGCTCAGCCGCACATTCAAGAAGGTGACGGGGAAAAATTTCGTGGAGTATGTGACCGAGCTGCGCATGAACAAAGCGAAGGAGCTGCTCCGGGATACGCAGCTCAAAATGAACGAGGTGGCCGAGGCGGTCGGCTATAAACAAAGCTACTTTAATCGCATGTTTAAAAAGCAGGAAGGGTTGACGCCCGGCGAATACCGGGCCCGGAGTAGGACAAATCGGCGAAGCCGCGCGCCCGGGGACGGTTGAACGGCGGGGGCGCTTCGCACGCGCGCAGCGGAACGATGACATTTTTTCGCCGCGCGATCGTTTGAAAGCGCTTATTTCCGAGAGTGCGGGCAGCGTCAGGCAAACGGGGCCAAAACGTCCAAAATCGTCCAACCAAAATGTGCAAAACGGCAAAAACGGTGCAAACGCGGCGATCAACCCGCGGGAAACTTGCGGACAAAAAAGTACGCTTGTTCCCATTTCGCGACTCCATTATGTTGGGGTCAAAGGAGGGATGTTGATGGGAGCGTTCGCTGCATCCAAACCGCGGACCGTTCGACCGGCGCGCGCTGCGCGGCCGTCGGCATGAAACCAATCGGAACTCGACGCAGCTGATACAAATAAGGAGGCATGACTATGAAATCCCCATTATGGAAGAAACGCATGAAGCTTGCCGCGGCCGCGACGCTCGGCGCTTCGCAACTGCTTGCATTCGGCGGCGCGCAAGCGACGGAAGCGCTGCCGCTCGACGCGCTCGTCGGGATCGACGCCGCCCAGGAGTCGGGAAGCGCCGCGGCGGCGCCGCACGGCATGACGAGACAGATGGAGTTTCTCGATCGCGGGCTCGTGGCGATTCGCACGGAAACCGGCGTGTTCCTCAGCTGGCGCCTGCTCGGCTACGAGCGCCAAGATACGGCGTTCCACGTTTACCGGGACGGCGTCCGCCTAACGGCCGAGCCGATCGCGGACTCGACGAACTACCTCGATCCGACGGGCACGCCGGCTTCGACGTACGACGTGCGCGCCGTCATCGACGGCGCGGAGCAGCGCCCGTCCGCGGCGGCGACGGTCATGGCGTCGAATTTGCTCCGCCTGCCGCTGAACAAGCCGGCGGATCGACCGGATCCCGACAACAACGGGAATACGGTCACATACCGCGCCAACGACGCGAGCGTCGGCGATCTCGACGGCGACGGGCAGTACGAAATCGTGCTGAAATGGGATCCGTCGGACTCGCGCGACAATTTGCCCGACGGCAAAACCGGGGAAGCGTTCATTGACGCTTACAAGCTGGACGGGACGTTCCTGTGGCGCATCTCCTTAGGCAAAAACATTCGCTCCGGCCCGCATTACACCCAGTTTATGGTGTACGACCTGGACGGCGACGGGAAGTCGGAGGTGGCGTTCAAGACGGCCGACGGCACGGTCGACGGCGTCGGCAACGTCATCGGCGATCCGAACGTCGACTATCGGACCGACGGCGGCGTCATTTTGGAAGGACCCGAGTACTTGACGGTGTTCGAAGGCGCCACCGGCCGCGCGCTCGCAACGGTGCCGTTCGAGCCCGCCCGCGGCAACGTGTGCGATTGGGGCGACTGCTACGGCAACCGCGTCGACCGCTTCCTCGCCGGCATCGCGTATTTGAACGGCGAGACGCCGAGCCTTATCATGGCGCGCGGCTACTACGCGAAGTCGGTCATCGTCGCTTACGATTTTAAAGACGGTCAAATCGTAAAGCGTTGGGCGTTCGACAGCACGCAGCCCGGCAACGAAGGGTACGGCGGCCAGGGGAACCATCAACTGAGCGTCGGCGACGTGGACGGCGACGGCAAGGACGAGATTGTATACGGCGCGATGGCGATCGACGACGACGGCACGGGGCTGTACACGACGGGTCTCGGCCACGGCGACGCCATGCATCTCGGCGATCTCGACCCGCAGCGTCCGGGTCTGGAAGTATTCAGCGTGCATGAAAGCCGGAACTCGCCGTACGGCGCATCGTACCGCGATCCGAAGACGGGCGAGGTGCTGTGGGGCGTGTACACCGGCAGAGACACCGGCCGCGGCATGTCCGCGGACATCGACCCGCGGTATCCGGGCGAAGAAGTGTGGGCTGCTGCCGGCGTCGGCTTGTGGAGCAGCCAAGGCGAGAAAATCGGCACGTCCGTGCCGTCGTCGATCAACTTCGGCATTTGGTGGGACGGCGACGTGCAGCGCGAGCTGCTCGATCACGTATGGCTCGGGAACGAGCTCGGCACCGGCATTCCGAAGATCGACAAATGGGATTACGCAACAGGCACGACGCAAAACGTCGTCACGTTCGAGGGCACGTATTCGAACAACCATACGAAAGGAACGCCGACGCTGCAGGCGGACTTGTTCGGCGATTGGCGCGAGGAAGTCGTCGTGCGGGCGCAGGACAGCAGCGCGCTCCACATCTACACGACGACCGCTTTGACGGGCACGAAAATTTATACGCTCATGCACGACCCGATGTACCGTCTCGGCATCGCTTGGCAGAACGTATCGTACAACCAGCCGC
The nucleotide sequence above comes from Paenibacillus sp.. Encoded proteins:
- a CDS encoding extracellular solute-binding protein: MLTNQRTSKKSLAILLAAGMTTLAACSGNSGTGSEPAPSTGGDTTQSTDNKGAEAPAKQDPLKISFMVPGFDPENLGYPDDNSVVIKAIEEYTNTDLSMQFVPNSTYGDKMNITLASGELPTLMVIDPKNPSFINAARNGAFWEIGPYLKDYKNLSQANPVVLNNTSVDGKIYGIYRERTLGRMGMTLNADWMKKLGLEAPKTIDEFYNVLKAFSEQDPDGNGKDDTYGIVITKWHGPWDIMQVWFGAPNKWGEDANGKLVPTHMTPEYKEALKFFKKLYDEKLVNEDFAVMDSAVWNDPFINGEAGVFVDVADNARRLDDKMQEKYGKRDEPYTAVFQAPVGPKGHRDMPTSGYANVIAISKTSIKTEEQLKRVLTFLDQLNDVEMQMVLEYGIEGRHYKMENGFVVPIESNEPGLKKERLSLNQMTMYIGPDLPTREVTPINKMITDVQKANEQIVVANPAEPLISEVYSQKGQQLDNIILDARIQYIVGQIDDNGLQAAHDLWLKTGGQEYIDEINKLYEASKQ
- a CDS encoding DUF1961 family protein, with translation MLQYEKTELLYRNALAEASDVRDFVMEGDGAVTFPLGRMRLESRRDPAEGQAANIVFWCPETFPDDVAISWSFWPVRDPGLAILFFAASGRNGEHVLDESLAPRSGPYDQYHHGDINAYHVSYFRRMYESERRFQTCNLRKSYGFHLVAQGADPIPHINDCDPPYRIEVAKLGNHVSFSIDGLPIFHYIDDGEHGPPLGAGSVGFRQMAPLIAEYADLQIHRIRGEAACGEEDSQ
- a CDS encoding AraC family transcriptional regulator, which translates into the protein MVRRLLFVTIPSQMGGKLRRKGKFYWKSFALLLALACLPGVAIDVVRHWALGDGTSHALREPLPFAAAALPAAAACAWFACRALYSPIERLLRSFGGPSAASPTPPSLSASPSVPNGDEFRVIESEWRRLLGERTELERRLRFQLPQAKAGFLLQLVQGFASHYSERELRERMKRLGWPSGGGSFVVCFVRLHGFGAEGAPFAPEEDGLAAFAAANVAEELGAIRFAQADAALLPETTVALLLTSGGAGTSREELQTFAGELIDAVRRLLRLKVTVSISGASGTARDIPRLAAEAKRALRHRSFERDCQWIDVEQLREDAFVPVGYPATLESEIAQTIRSGLPHETLRLVEAFQRAIVEQGGRESDVQQAMLQLLGASMQAMLQAGVSVHRLYPGVDWYEELSRCKDPAELLQWFERRVLAPYAEALEGSGDRQAAKTIEQALTYVEAHYTGEVTLELCAAWAGTTPNALSRTFKKVTGKNFVEYVTELRMNKAKELLRDTQLKMNEVAEAVGYKQSYFNRMFKKQEGLTPGEYRARSRTNRRSRAPGDG
- a CDS encoding rhamnogalacturonan lyase — its product is MEFLDRGLVAIRTETGVFLSWRLLGYERQDTAFHVYRDGVRLTAEPIADSTNYLDPTGTPASTYDVRAVIDGAEQRPSAAATVMASNLLRLPLNKPADRPDPDNNGNTVTYRANDASVGDLDGDGQYEIVLKWDPSDSRDNLPDGKTGEAFIDAYKLDGTFLWRISLGKNIRSGPHYTQFMVYDLDGDGKSEVAFKTADGTVDGVGNVIGDPNVDYRTDGGVILEGPEYLTVFEGATGRALATVPFEPARGNVCDWGDCYGNRVDRFLAGIAYLNGETPSLIMARGYYAKSVIVAYDFKDGQIVKRWAFDSTQPGNEGYGGQGNHQLSVGDVDGDGKDEIVYGAMAIDDDGTGLYTTGLGHGDAMHLGDLDPQRPGLEVFSVHESRNSPYGASYRDPKTGEVLWGVYTGRDTGRGMSADIDPRYPGEEVWAAAGVGLWSSQGEKIGTSVPSSINFGIWWDGDVQRELLDHVWLGNELGTGIPKIDKWDYATGTTQNVVTFEGTYSNNHTKGTPTLQADLFGDWREEVVVRAQDSSALHIYTTTALTGTKIYTLMHDPMYRLGIAWQNVSYNQPPHPSFFLGYGMSTPPAPAIRVVSPVAVDVDPDALNLNASSGDNAVTVYMEPRGDVSLPNPATVTMIANGRTIAAQAEPTAVGDYDGDGKQDLMVKFDAAQVREAFAGTSGEQPVHIQGTMQDGSGFAGSDTIKIVTQ